A window of the Streptomyces sp. NBC_00454 genome harbors these coding sequences:
- a CDS encoding S66 peptidase family protein yields the protein MTAPRYPAKPRPGDRVAVVSASSGLPGLFPQPYELGLRRLREDFGLSPVEYPTTRKMGASPEDRAADLHAAFADPDIKAVIASIGGDDQITVLPHLDRDLLRANPKPFFGYSDNTNLLLFLRDLGIVGYHGGSVMVELGRPGAMHPLTERSLRAALFTSGEYELTPAAASGDVNDPWDDPRTFDSEPELEPTAGWFWHNADRVVEGAAWGGSLEILSWLLMADRVGRPVDSHAGQVLFLETSEGMPGADEVHRILRSMGERGLLRQFPALLMGRAKSWSFENRFGAEERERYRREQREAVLRALHAYAPDTMAVFDVDLGHTDPQLVIPVGGRVRVDGVARRVFVTY from the coding sequence ATGACGGCTCCCCGCTACCCCGCCAAGCCCCGCCCCGGAGACCGGGTCGCGGTGGTCTCCGCCTCGTCCGGGCTGCCCGGACTCTTCCCGCAGCCCTACGAGCTCGGGCTGCGCAGGCTCCGAGAGGACTTCGGGCTCAGTCCGGTGGAGTACCCGACGACCCGGAAGATGGGCGCGAGCCCCGAGGACCGGGCCGCCGACCTCCACGCGGCCTTCGCCGATCCCGACATCAAGGCCGTGATCGCCAGCATCGGCGGCGACGACCAGATCACCGTCCTCCCGCACCTCGACCGCGATCTGCTCCGGGCCAACCCCAAGCCGTTCTTCGGCTACAGCGACAACACCAACCTGCTGCTCTTCCTGCGGGACCTGGGGATCGTCGGCTATCACGGCGGATCGGTGATGGTCGAGCTCGGGCGGCCCGGCGCGATGCATCCGCTGACGGAGCGGTCCCTGCGCGCGGCGCTGTTCACCTCCGGCGAGTACGAGCTCACCCCGGCCGCCGCCAGCGGGGACGTCAACGACCCCTGGGACGACCCGCGCACCTTCGACTCCGAACCCGAACTGGAGCCCACCGCGGGCTGGTTCTGGCACAACGCCGACCGGGTGGTCGAAGGGGCCGCCTGGGGCGGCAGCCTGGAGATCCTGTCCTGGCTGCTGATGGCCGACCGGGTGGGGCGGCCCGTCGACTCCCACGCCGGGCAGGTGCTCTTCCTGGAGACCTCGGAGGGGATGCCGGGCGCCGACGAGGTCCACCGGATCCTGCGGAGCATGGGCGAGCGCGGACTGCTGCGCCAGTTCCCGGCGTTGCTGATGGGCCGGGCGAAGAGCTGGTCGTTCGAGAACCGCTTCGGCGCCGAGGAGCGGGAACGCTACCGCCGCGAGCAGCGCGAGGCCGTTCTGCGGGCCCTGCACGCGTACGCCCCCGACACCATGGCCGTCTTCGACGTGGACCTCGGGCACACCGACCCACAGCTGGTGATCCCGGTGGGGGGCCGGGTCCGCGTGGACGGGGTGGCCCGCCGCGTCTTCGTCACCTATT
- a CDS encoding helix-turn-helix domain-containing protein encodes MENEERELYSVGEVAERLGLHVRTVRNYVRDGRLKAVRIGKQYRISREDFEALTSRPAADPAPAEPDRPRGHVEVSSIVQIDAIGPDAASRLATLVTAAARSPRDTPDQLRVQTVYDKERARMKIVVLGDPATTADLLHLVDGALGPGNGMGVTHRD; translated from the coding sequence ATGGAGAATGAGGAACGCGAGCTGTACTCGGTCGGCGAGGTCGCCGAGCGGCTGGGGCTGCACGTGCGGACCGTACGGAACTACGTCCGCGACGGGCGGCTGAAGGCCGTGCGGATCGGCAAGCAGTACCGGATCAGCCGCGAGGACTTCGAGGCGCTGACCAGCCGGCCGGCCGCGGACCCCGCACCGGCTGAGCCGGACCGGCCGCGCGGGCACGTGGAGGTGTCGAGCATCGTGCAGATCGACGCGATCGGCCCGGACGCCGCGAGCCGGCTCGCCACCCTCGTCACGGCGGCCGCGCGGTCCCCCCGGGACACCCCCGACCAGTTGCGCGTCCAGACGGTCTACGACAAGGAGCGGGCCCGGATGAAGATCGTGGTCCTCGGCGATCCGGCCACCACCGCCGATCTGCTGCACCTGGTCGACGGGGCACTCGGACCGGGCAACGGCATGGGGGTGACCCACCGTGACTGA
- a CDS encoding DUF4180 domain-containing protein, with translation MTDRLVEHHGVPVLVCAPDGPPVASEQDALDQLIGAAFYRAEVVAVPARRLDDGFFDLSSGLAGAIMQKFVNYHLRLVVLGDLSDHLRASSALRDLVRESNRGRHIWFLPDLDALAARLAPDSYSG, from the coding sequence GTGACTGACCGCCTCGTGGAGCACCACGGCGTTCCCGTGCTCGTCTGCGCCCCGGACGGGCCGCCCGTCGCCTCCGAGCAGGACGCCCTCGACCAGCTGATCGGCGCGGCCTTCTACCGGGCCGAGGTGGTCGCCGTCCCGGCGCGGCGGCTCGACGACGGGTTCTTCGACCTCAGCAGCGGCCTCGCCGGGGCGATCATGCAGAAATTCGTGAACTACCACCTCCGGCTGGTGGTCCTCGGAGACCTCTCGGACCACCTGAGGGCGAGCTCCGCCCTGCGCGACCTCGTCCGCGAATCCAACCGGGGGCGCCACATCTGGTTCCTGCCCGACCTCGACGCCCTGGCGGCCCGGCTGGCTCCGGATTCATACTCCGGATAA